From Kitasatospora sp. MAP12-44:
CCAGTCCCACCAAGGTGCTGCCGTACCCGTACTTCCCGGCGGGGACCTGCATCGACCACCCGCAGCTCAGCAAGGGGATCACCAGGGCCGAGGCGCACCCGTGCGCGCAGCCGCACGACGGCGAGGCGATAGCAAACCCGGTGCTGCCGGACGGGCTGACCAAGGACAGCCAGATCGGCCAGGCGCTGCTCAAGGCCTGCCAGCCGTTCGTCGACGACTGGACGGCCCGGCAGGGCGGTGGCCACTGGTACAGCTTCCCGATCGGTCCGTACCTCGCCTACTACAACCAGGGGATGCGGGATGCCACCTGCACGCTGGCCGGCTCGGACGTGCAGGGCGGCAGCAAGCTCACCGGCCATCTGAAGGGCTACCAGGGACCGTGAGAGCCTGGATGCAGACCGGCTGTCCGGCGGTAGCCTGACGGCATGTCGAACCACGCCCGCACCGAACGGCACCGGCTGGCCGAACTGCTGGCCGCGGCCGGCCCGGACGCGCCGACGCTCTGCGCGGGCTGGCGCACCCGCGAGTTGGCCGCTCACCTGCTGCTGCGCGAGCGGCGGCCGGACGCGGGTCCCGGCATCCAGCTGAAGCCGTTCGCGGGGTGGACCCGGCGGGTCCAGGACGGGTACGCGCGGCGGCCGTACGAGGAGTTGGTGCGGGAGTTCCGGGGCGGCCCGCCGAGGCTGTCGTTCTTCGCGCTGCCGGGCGCGGACGAGGCCGCGAACACCGTTGAGTACTTCGTGCACGCCGAAGACGTCCGGCGGGCCGTGCCGTGGGAGCCGCAGGCGCCGGCTCCGGCGCTGGAGGAGGCGCTGTGGAAGCGGCTGCCGCTGCTCGCCCGGTTCGAGGCCGGACGCCGCACGCCCGTCCGGCTGCTGCTGCGCAGGCCGGACGGGCGGTTTCTGACGGTTGGCCAACGCAAGCCGCTGACCGTTCAGTTGGCGGGCGAGCCGGGTGAGCTGCTGCTCTTCGCGTTCGGGCGCGGGGCGCAGGCGCGGCTCACCGTCGAGGGGCCGGCCGAGGCGGTGGCCGCCCTGAACGCCCGCCTGCCGCTGCCGCTGTCATCGGACTGACGGGTGACCGATGACAGCTTCTGTCAGCAGGTCTTCAGGCCCGGCTCCGGCTGGTCGTTGGACCCGCCGGAGAGGTAGACCACGTTCACCCAGACCGACTTGTTGCCGTTGTCGTCGTCGGTCAGCGCCCACCAGTTGTTCTGGTAGCTGTCGAGGTGGTACTCCGATCCCTTGGCCTGGCAGTAGAAGTAGTTCACTCCGGCGTGCAGTCCACCGCCGGTGGCGACGTTGTTGACGAAGTAGGACGGCGCGTACGTCCAGACGTTGCAGTCGAACTTGCCGTCGCTGCGGGCGGTGCAGCCGCTGTCCGCCGGGGCCGCGTGCGCGGCGGCGGCCGGGGCCAGCAGGGTCGCGGCGCCCAGCACCGCGCTGATCCCCAGGCCCGCCAGTCGTCGATTCAACTTGCCCATCAGTCACTCCTGTTCCGTGCGTTCTCGCGTTCGGTCTGCCTTGCGGCGGTGGTGCATTCCGGCCGGAACGGGATCCACTCTGCCGCCGGGCCCGCGACCGCGGAACCTGACGGGCGTCAGGGTGGCGGGGGCATTGCGGACGCCGGGGGCGGCCCGCCCCGGCGCAACGAGGGCAGCAGCGCCAGGTGCTCCTCACGCACCAGGTCGATCCGCAGCGCGAGGGCGGCCAGCGCCTCGCGCTTCCACGCCGTCCCCGCCACCGGATCCCCCTGGCCCGGACGCAGCCGCAGCTTGTGCCCGGCGAGGTAGTCCAGGTGGAAGTTGACCGCCGACCGGTTGAGGTCCGCGCAGTGCGGCAGCGCGCGCAGCCGCTCGGCGATCTGGC
This genomic window contains:
- a CDS encoding TIGR03085 family metal-binding protein, producing the protein MSNHARTERHRLAELLAAAGPDAPTLCAGWRTRELAAHLLLRERRPDAGPGIQLKPFAGWTRRVQDGYARRPYEELVREFRGGPPRLSFFALPGADEAANTVEYFVHAEDVRRAVPWEPQAPAPALEEALWKRLPLLARFEAGRRTPVRLLLRRPDGRFLTVGQRKPLTVQLAGEPGELLLFAFGRGAQARLTVEGPAEAVAALNARLPLPLSSD